One genomic segment of Methanothermobacter wolfeii includes these proteins:
- a CDS encoding TrmB family transcriptional regulator — MERRIRKALRLMDLTDYEASAYTALTSLVSGRAGEVGEAAGIPRSRVYDILRKLAEKGFVEVERGKPMRYHAVPPSEVFRREKKRINEVLHEAGVELTRIYEDQISRVPAPVWLIHGQEKIIKKEIEIISRSRHEFKMRMGFFFRGELKTLEPVLGRINDRGVDVRVMAGAEIRGLPCRVRIVEMPPVKMMVRDGEEMMWVFSRFTPDGSPIPETAIGIWNQYPEIAENYSRIFDTIWEGGRAGI, encoded by the coding sequence ATGGAGAGGAGGATCAGGAAGGCCCTCAGACTCATGGACCTCACAGACTACGAGGCATCTGCGTATACAGCACTGACATCACTTGTTTCAGGCAGGGCAGGTGAAGTCGGGGAGGCTGCAGGGATTCCAAGATCCCGGGTATATGATATCCTGAGGAAACTGGCAGAGAAGGGATTTGTTGAGGTTGAGAGGGGTAAACCAATGAGGTACCATGCAGTCCCCCCATCGGAGGTCTTCAGAAGAGAGAAGAAGAGGATAAATGAAGTCCTTCATGAGGCAGGTGTTGAACTTACAAGGATCTATGAGGATCAGATATCACGTGTACCGGCCCCTGTATGGCTTATACATGGACAGGAGAAGATCATAAAGAAGGAGATTGAGATAATTTCCAGGTCAAGGCATGAATTTAAGATGAGGATGGGCTTCTTCTTCAGGGGCGAGCTTAAAACACTTGAACCGGTACTGGGGAGGATAAACGACCGGGGCGTTGATGTCAGGGTAATGGCAGGAGCCGAGATCAGGGGACTTCCATGCAGGGTAAGGATTGTGGAAATGCCACCAGTCAAGATGATGGTGAGGGATGGGGAGGAGATGATGTGGGTCTTCTCAAGGTTCACACCGGACGGCTCCCCAATACCAGAAACAGCCATAGGTATATGGAACCAGTACCCTGAAATCGCCGAGAACTATTCAAGGATATTTGATACGATATGGGAGGGTGGAAGGGCAGGAATATGA